One region of Arthrobacter sp. StoSoilB22 genomic DNA includes:
- a CDS encoding sigma-70 family RNA polymerase sigma factor, with translation MLSERELAFIAIHKDSYPSVFKFVCRRVESADVAEEIAADVFRVVWQKWSDDSHPDLPYLLTVARNLVGNAYRSRDRRLALQEKLRTTAVQRFGGDSENVAVQDAMEALREKDRDILQMAYWDDLGIADIAKVLQCSESAAKVRLHRARTAFRKHLPAGANSTTQKMGV, from the coding sequence GTGCTTTCAGAGCGCGAATTGGCGTTCATCGCCATTCACAAAGACAGCTACCCATCCGTGTTCAAGTTCGTCTGCCGACGTGTTGAATCCGCGGACGTAGCTGAGGAAATCGCGGCCGACGTTTTCCGCGTCGTATGGCAGAAGTGGAGCGATGACTCACACCCGGACCTTCCGTACCTCCTGACGGTTGCAAGGAACCTTGTGGGAAATGCGTACAGGAGCCGCGACAGGCGCCTGGCGTTGCAGGAAAAGCTGCGGACGACGGCGGTCCAGCGCTTTGGTGGCGACTCCGAGAATGTTGCTGTCCAGGACGCAATGGAAGCACTGCGGGAAAAGGACCGCGACATTTTGCAGATGGCCTACTGGGACGACCTGGGGATTGCCGACATCGCGAAAGTGCTGCAGTGCAGCGAATCGGCGGCAAAAGTCCGCCTTCACCGGGCCCGCACTGCGTTCCGGAAGCATCTGCCTGCAGGGGCCAACTCGACTACACAGAAGATGGGGGTCTGA
- a CDS encoding alpha-amylase family glycosyl hydrolase, producing the protein MTTAVLTASAVLPADAAPVPTPDPAAQHSIRGGISDQNFYFVMADRFNNGTAANDDGGLGSDPMVSGFDPSRKGFFNGGDLKGLQDQLDYIQGLGTNSLWLTPSFKNKAVQGDGTLANSSAGYHGYWVTDFTQIDPHLGTNAELKTLIDAAHARGMKVYFDIITNHTADVIQYQKTASAPYISKETEPYRTAAGEVFDDRDYAGTQDFPALDAATSFPYTPVVPDAEKEVKVPAWLNDPTLYHNRGNTNFAGEDSLYGDFFGLDDLFTENPKVVNGMMDVYKTWIRDFGIDGFRIDTMKHVNDEFWQQFGPQVLSYAKEQGKDEFFMFGEVFDTSKSITSKFTTRNQMQAVLDFGFQGAARSFASQSSKATGLADFFNGDDWYTDADSNVYQLPTFLGNHDMGRIGTFIAQDNPGASDAELVERDELAHELMYFSRGNPVIYYGDEQGFTGAGGDQDSRQTMFASKVQEYLDDDLLGTSSTHATDNFDTQHPLYKKISELAALAAEHPTLRSGAQQNRYAADGAGIYAFSRIDAKEQREYIVAVNNSETAQTAAIPTYEAKQPFKLVYGDAAKNIKTGQDATLAVTVPPLSAVVYEASGRLAKSKAAPGVVLKKPVTAAGDASRLKVTADVDGNSFYEVTFQARTAGGEWTAIGTDDNAPYQVFHDVSSLEPGASVEYRAVVLDNRGQTSASEPKSGVVGEPTQPETVTVAGSLNTELGCTEDWQPSCEQGLMSYEPTHRLWQLSVPNLPAGTYEFKAALNGTWDENYGAGGELDGPNVAFTHTGGAVTFLYDHATNLISAVTAGQQPAAVSVPGSLNSELGCAGDWMPDCAQAQLSLDAADGLWKLSVPNLAAGSYEFKAAINGSWAENYGLAGAPNGSNIALKHDGGPVTFRYDPASHLVTVR; encoded by the coding sequence ATGACGACGGCGGTACTTACCGCCTCGGCCGTCCTCCCCGCAGACGCCGCTCCCGTCCCCACGCCCGACCCCGCCGCCCAGCACTCCATCCGCGGCGGCATCAGCGATCAGAACTTCTACTTCGTCATGGCCGACCGCTTCAACAACGGCACAGCCGCCAACGACGACGGCGGGCTGGGTTCCGATCCGATGGTGTCCGGCTTCGATCCCAGCCGTAAGGGGTTCTTCAACGGCGGGGACTTGAAGGGTCTCCAAGACCAGTTGGACTACATCCAGGGGCTGGGCACCAACTCCCTCTGGCTCACACCAAGCTTCAAGAACAAGGCGGTGCAAGGCGACGGCACCCTGGCGAACAGTTCAGCCGGTTACCACGGGTACTGGGTCACGGACTTCACGCAGATCGACCCCCACCTTGGCACCAATGCCGAGCTGAAGACGCTCATTGACGCCGCCCACGCCCGTGGCATGAAGGTGTACTTCGACATCATCACCAACCACACCGCGGACGTCATCCAGTACCAGAAAACCGCCTCGGCGCCCTACATCTCCAAAGAAACCGAGCCCTACCGAACCGCTGCGGGCGAGGTCTTCGATGACCGCGACTACGCGGGAACGCAAGACTTCCCGGCCCTGGATGCCGCAACGTCCTTCCCGTACACACCTGTGGTCCCGGACGCGGAGAAAGAGGTCAAGGTTCCGGCCTGGCTGAACGACCCCACGCTCTATCACAACCGCGGCAACACCAACTTTGCCGGCGAGGACTCCCTTTATGGCGACTTCTTCGGCCTGGACGACCTCTTCACCGAGAACCCCAAAGTGGTCAACGGAATGATGGACGTCTACAAAACCTGGATCCGCGACTTCGGGATCGACGGTTTCCGCATCGACACCATGAAGCACGTCAATGACGAGTTCTGGCAGCAGTTCGGACCCCAGGTTCTCAGCTACGCCAAGGAACAGGGCAAGGACGAGTTCTTCATGTTCGGCGAGGTCTTCGATACCTCCAAGAGCATCACGTCCAAGTTCACCACCAGGAACCAGATGCAGGCCGTGCTGGATTTCGGGTTCCAAGGCGCAGCCCGCAGCTTCGCGTCCCAGAGCAGCAAAGCCACCGGCTTGGCGGACTTCTTCAACGGGGATGATTGGTACACGGACGCCGACTCCAACGTCTACCAATTGCCCACCTTCCTGGGTAACCACGACATGGGCCGCATCGGCACCTTCATCGCCCAGGACAACCCGGGAGCGTCCGACGCCGAACTGGTGGAACGCGACGAGCTCGCCCATGAGCTGATGTACTTCTCGCGCGGCAACCCCGTGATTTACTACGGCGACGAGCAAGGCTTCACCGGGGCCGGCGGAGACCAGGACTCGCGGCAGACCATGTTCGCCAGCAAGGTCCAGGAGTATCTGGATGATGATCTCCTGGGGACCAGCTCCACGCACGCCACTGACAACTTCGACACCCAGCACCCGCTGTACAAGAAAATCAGTGAACTCGCGGCCCTCGCAGCTGAACACCCCACGCTCCGAAGCGGTGCCCAGCAAAACCGCTACGCAGCCGACGGCGCCGGCATCTACGCGTTCTCACGCATTGATGCCAAAGAGCAGCGCGAGTACATCGTGGCAGTGAACAACAGCGAGACAGCCCAGACCGCGGCGATCCCCACATATGAAGCGAAACAGCCGTTCAAACTGGTTTATGGTGACGCCGCCAAGAACATCAAGACCGGACAGGACGCCACACTGGCCGTTACCGTACCGCCGCTTTCCGCTGTGGTGTATGAAGCATCGGGGCGACTGGCCAAGTCCAAGGCAGCGCCCGGCGTCGTGCTTAAGAAGCCGGTCACCGCAGCTGGTGACGCCAGCCGCCTGAAGGTAACGGCCGACGTCGACGGTAACTCGTTCTATGAGGTCACGTTCCAAGCGCGCACGGCTGGTGGTGAGTGGACGGCGATCGGCACGGATGACAACGCCCCCTATCAGGTGTTCCATGACGTGTCATCCCTGGAGCCGGGGGCCTCGGTGGAGTACCGCGCGGTGGTGTTGGACAACCGCGGGCAGACGTCGGCGAGCGAGCCGAAGAGCGGCGTGGTGGGTGAGCCGACGCAACCTGAAACTGTCACCGTGGCCGGCAGCCTCAACACCGAGTTGGGCTGCACCGAGGACTGGCAGCCCAGTTGCGAACAGGGGCTCATGAGCTACGAGCCGACGCATCGGCTGTGGCAGCTGAGCGTGCCCAACCTTCCCGCGGGAACGTACGAGTTCAAGGCTGCGCTCAACGGCACCTGGGACGAAAACTACGGCGCAGGCGGTGAGCTCGACGGCCCCAACGTGGCGTTCACGCACACAGGCGGCGCCGTCACGTTCCTGTACGACCACGCCACCAATCTCATCAGCGCAGTCACCGCGGGCCAGCAGCCTGCAGCCGTTTCCGTGCCGGGAAGCCTGAACTCCGAGCTCGGTTGCGCTGGCGATTGGATGCCCGATTGCGCCCAGGCCCAGTTGTCCTTGGACGCCGCTGACGGACTCTGGAAGCTCTCCGTGCCCAACCTGGCCGCCGGCAGCTACGAGTTCAAGGCCGCCATCAACGGCTCCTGGGCTGAGAACTACGGCCTGGCCGGAGCCCCCAACGGCAGCAACATCGCGTTGAAGCACGACGGCGGCCCGGTCACCTTCCGGTACGACCCCGCCAGCCACCTGGTGACTGTCCGCTAA
- a CDS encoding beta-propeller fold lactonase family protein, with translation MVSQETLIWVGSYTADRNGKGEGIAALSADDNGQLTSLGLAVPANSPSFLALHPTLPVVYAVAEEGKTVRAYRRTGDAELEAFGDPWPAGEATCHVAADPQGRFIVATCWGDGQVILYELDDDGAITSRTNAAAAVDPHSATTPDGERPSRAHSSLMLPDGRVMTTDLGHDLVRVWRYAPGEGLQLDHQVILPKGSGPRHMARHHSGTVVVDTEYSVEVAALQMEPDGTYRLATIVTASATGAKEGDAGAEIALSPDGRFAYVGVRGSNSICVVKVSNGGAELEPVGEVPCGGEWPRHHLVREGWLYVANEGSDDVVSFRLDPATGLPDGPVSRVETGSPSVLVPAG, from the coding sequence ATGGTTAGCCAGGAAACACTGATCTGGGTTGGTTCGTACACTGCCGACAGGAATGGCAAGGGCGAGGGCATCGCCGCACTTTCGGCTGATGACAATGGCCAGCTGACGTCCCTTGGCCTGGCGGTCCCCGCCAACTCACCATCATTCCTCGCACTGCATCCGACGCTCCCGGTGGTCTACGCCGTCGCCGAGGAAGGTAAGACCGTGCGGGCGTACCGCCGGACCGGCGACGCTGAGTTGGAGGCCTTCGGCGATCCTTGGCCCGCCGGTGAAGCAACGTGCCACGTGGCGGCTGATCCACAGGGACGTTTCATTGTGGCAACGTGCTGGGGCGACGGTCAGGTCATCCTTTACGAACTGGACGACGACGGCGCCATCACCTCGCGCACCAACGCGGCAGCCGCCGTCGATCCCCACTCTGCAACGACTCCGGACGGGGAGCGACCCAGCCGCGCGCACTCAAGCCTGATGCTGCCGGATGGCCGTGTGATGACCACGGACCTGGGACATGACCTGGTGAGGGTGTGGCGGTACGCGCCGGGCGAAGGCCTGCAGTTGGATCATCAGGTGATCCTGCCCAAGGGTTCCGGGCCACGGCACATGGCCCGCCATCACAGCGGAACCGTTGTGGTGGACACCGAATATTCAGTGGAAGTGGCAGCACTTCAGATGGAACCGGACGGTACTTACAGGCTGGCAACCATAGTTACGGCGAGCGCCACGGGTGCCAAAGAAGGCGACGCCGGAGCGGAGATCGCGTTGTCTCCCGACGGCCGTTTCGCGTATGTGGGCGTTCGCGGGTCCAACTCCATTTGCGTGGTGAAGGTATCCAACGGCGGGGCTGAACTGGAGCCCGTCGGGGAGGTACCGTGCGGCGGTGAGTGGCCGCGCCACCACTTGGTCCGCGAAGGCTGGCTGTACGTCGCCAACGAAGGCTCGGACGACGTCGTGAGCTTCAGGCTGGACCCGGCAACCGGACTGCCGGACGGTCCCGTGAGCCGTGTGGAGACGGGCTCTCCCAGCGTTCTGGTCCCCGCCGGTTAA
- a CDS encoding aldo/keto reductase, with the protein MTSAPLIELNDGHKIPQLGLGTWPLNDAQVADAVVEAVSHGYRHVDTAKKYGNEKGVGNGIRACGVSREELFITTKLDGEFQGSGKAVAGLDGCLKRLGLEYVDLLLIHWPLPRRGEFVSTWKTFEELQSSGKVRSIGVSNFKPAHLDQLLRETDVVPAVNQIQVSPSIPRTAARAFNQSHGIITESYSPLGASSDLLNAPVLAGIGEKYGKTPGQVVLRWHVQQGLVAIPKTSNPQRMRENLDIFDFELDPDDLTRLQTLDAGPDAGVDSDVQGH; encoded by the coding sequence ATGACATCTGCCCCGCTCATTGAACTCAACGACGGCCACAAGATCCCCCAACTGGGCCTTGGCACGTGGCCGTTGAATGATGCCCAGGTTGCCGATGCCGTGGTGGAGGCGGTGTCGCACGGCTACCGGCACGTGGACACCGCAAAGAAGTACGGCAATGAGAAGGGCGTGGGCAACGGCATCCGTGCCTGTGGGGTGAGTCGCGAAGAACTCTTCATCACCACAAAATTAGATGGTGAATTCCAGGGTTCCGGAAAGGCCGTTGCAGGGCTGGACGGCTGCTTGAAACGCTTGGGCCTGGAGTATGTAGACCTCCTTTTGATCCACTGGCCGCTCCCCCGCCGCGGTGAGTTCGTGTCCACCTGGAAGACCTTTGAGGAGCTGCAGAGCTCGGGCAAAGTGAGATCAATCGGTGTCTCCAACTTCAAGCCGGCCCACCTGGATCAGCTGTTGCGCGAAACGGATGTGGTGCCCGCGGTCAATCAGATCCAGGTCAGCCCCTCCATTCCCCGTACGGCTGCACGGGCTTTCAACCAGTCACATGGCATCATCACCGAGTCCTACAGCCCGCTGGGTGCCAGCAGCGATCTTTTGAATGCTCCCGTGCTGGCCGGCATCGGCGAAAAGTACGGTAAAACACCCGGCCAGGTGGTGCTGCGCTGGCATGTCCAGCAGGGCTTGGTGGCCATCCCCAAGACCTCCAATCCGCAGCGCATGAGGGAGAACCTGGACATCTTCGACTTCGAACTGGACCCCGATGACCTCACCAGGCTTCAAACCCTCGACGCCGGTCCGGACGCCGGCGTGGACTCCGACGTTCAGGGCCACTGA
- a CDS encoding NAD-dependent epimerase/dehydratase family protein, with the protein MSDPASSLQPAADTVSPRNILFIGGTGVISAAAAERAVALGHRLTILTRGRSAGRPVPDGAEVLHADVRDAAAVREVLQGREFDAVADFISYTPDQARAGLELFRGRTGQYVFISSASAYQKPPTTLPIRESTPLKNPFWQYSRDKIACEEVLYEAYRELDFPLTVVRPSHTYDRTKIAMVGGWTDIHRMRAGMPIMVHGDGTSLWTLTHSRDFAKAFVGLLGRPQAVGESYTITSDEFLPWNQIYRLFARAAGVDEPELFHVSSDTIAAHSPELGPNLLGDRSHSVVFDNSKIKALVPDYRATIPFADGAREIVSWHDQHPELQVVLEDYMELCDRLYERNVRA; encoded by the coding sequence GTGAGCGATCCCGCAAGCAGCCTGCAGCCTGCGGCGGACACCGTCTCACCACGGAACATCCTGTTCATCGGCGGCACGGGAGTCATCAGTGCGGCGGCGGCTGAACGCGCCGTCGCACTGGGCCACCGGCTGACCATCCTCACCAGGGGACGGTCAGCCGGGCGGCCGGTCCCCGACGGGGCGGAAGTGCTCCACGCGGATGTTCGGGATGCCGCCGCTGTACGTGAGGTACTTCAGGGAAGGGAGTTCGACGCCGTTGCGGACTTTATCTCCTACACCCCGGATCAGGCGCGGGCCGGGTTGGAATTGTTCCGCGGGCGGACCGGACAGTACGTCTTCATCAGTTCCGCTTCGGCCTACCAGAAGCCGCCCACAACACTGCCTATCCGGGAATCGACGCCCCTCAAGAACCCGTTCTGGCAGTATTCGCGGGACAAGATCGCCTGCGAGGAGGTGCTGTACGAGGCCTACCGTGAGCTGGACTTCCCGTTGACCGTGGTCCGGCCCTCCCACACCTATGACCGGACCAAGATCGCGATGGTGGGCGGTTGGACCGATATTCACCGGATGCGTGCGGGGATGCCCATCATGGTGCACGGTGATGGCACGTCGCTCTGGACGCTGACTCACAGCCGGGATTTCGCCAAGGCCTTTGTTGGTCTCTTGGGGCGGCCCCAAGCTGTGGGCGAGAGCTACACCATTACCTCGGACGAGTTCCTGCCGTGGAACCAGATTTACCGCCTGTTTGCTCGGGCAGCCGGGGTGGACGAACCGGAGCTGTTCCACGTTTCTTCGGACACGATTGCAGCCCACAGTCCCGAGCTCGGCCCCAACCTGTTGGGTGACCGCTCGCACTCCGTGGTGTTCGACAACTCCAAAATCAAAGCCCTTGTCCCTGATTACCGGGCCACGATTCCGTTCGCGGACGGTGCGCGAGAGATCGTGTCATGGCATGATCAGCATCCTGAGCTGCAGGTGGTTCTCGAGGACTATATGGAGCTATGCGATCGGCTTTACGAAAGGAATGTGCGCGCATGA
- a CDS encoding aldo/keto reductase, with the protein MQYTHLGRSGLKVSRLCLGTMNFGPQTEEATAHAIMDSALDSGINFFDTANVYGGTEHRGWTEEIIGRWFAKGGERRERTVLATKLYGTMTDRPNESKLSALNIRRALDASLKRLQTDYIDIYQFHHIDRDTPWDEIWQAIEVGVQQGKILYSGSSNFAGWHIAQAQEAARRRNYTGLVSEQSIYNLFRREVELEVIPAAQNYGLGLIPWSPLQGGLLGGVLKKEEQGVRRAEGRALETLKKHEEQIRQYEDFADELGHAPGDVALAWLLHQPAVTAPIVGPRTQEQLDAGIRALDVTLNEDALKRLDDIFPGHRPAPEDYAW; encoded by the coding sequence ATGCAGTACACCCACCTGGGCCGTTCCGGCCTGAAAGTTTCCCGTCTTTGCCTGGGCACCATGAACTTCGGTCCGCAGACGGAGGAGGCAACGGCACACGCCATCATGGATTCCGCACTGGACTCGGGCATCAATTTCTTTGACACCGCCAACGTGTACGGCGGCACCGAGCACCGCGGCTGGACAGAGGAAATCATCGGCCGCTGGTTCGCCAAGGGCGGCGAGCGCCGCGAGCGTACGGTCCTTGCCACCAAGTTGTACGGCACTATGACGGACCGGCCCAACGAGTCCAAGTTGTCGGCACTCAATATCCGCCGGGCACTGGATGCGAGCCTTAAGCGGCTGCAGACGGACTACATCGACATCTACCAGTTCCACCACATTGATCGCGATACTCCGTGGGACGAGATTTGGCAGGCAATCGAGGTGGGCGTCCAGCAGGGCAAGATCCTCTACTCTGGCAGCAGCAATTTTGCCGGCTGGCACATCGCCCAGGCGCAGGAAGCGGCGCGCCGGCGGAACTACACCGGGCTGGTCAGTGAGCAGTCCATTTACAACCTGTTCCGGCGCGAAGTGGAGCTTGAGGTCATTCCGGCTGCGCAGAACTATGGCCTGGGCCTGATTCCTTGGTCTCCGCTTCAGGGCGGGCTGTTGGGTGGCGTGCTGAAAAAGGAAGAGCAGGGTGTTCGCCGCGCTGAGGGCCGGGCATTGGAGACCCTCAAGAAGCACGAGGAGCAAATCCGCCAGTACGAGGATTTCGCGGACGAACTGGGCCACGCACCCGGGGATGTTGCGTTGGCTTGGCTTCTCCACCAGCCTGCGGTCACGGCCCCGATCGTTGGGCCGCGTACCCAGGAGCAGCTGGATGCGGGCATCCGCGCCTTGGACGTGACCTTGAACGAGGATGCCCTCAAGCGGCTGGATGACATCTTCCCGGGCCACCGCCCCGCCCCCGAAGATTACGCCTGGTGA
- a CDS encoding aldo/keto reductase — MPELTLNNGVTIPQLGFGVFQVAAGETQKVVEDALEAGYRHIDTAAAYRNEAGVGAAVAASGIPREELFITTKLRNGEQGEAYDAFQRSRDALGLEVIDLYLIHWPVPSQGLYTQAWKEMEKLHQDKQIRAIGISNFLPDHVNALLKEAEVVPAVNQIEVHPTFQQAELATKCRDLGIAVEAYSPLGQGKDLNAEQVALVAAAHGTTPAQVILAWHLAQGTIVIPKSADSKRMRENFGAADLTLTESELAAITALEAGARIGSDPAVAAFTQL; from the coding sequence ATGCCAGAGCTGACATTGAACAACGGCGTCACCATTCCCCAGCTTGGATTCGGCGTCTTCCAAGTAGCTGCAGGAGAAACGCAGAAGGTAGTGGAAGACGCCCTGGAAGCCGGCTACCGCCACATCGACACCGCAGCCGCGTACCGCAACGAGGCCGGAGTAGGTGCTGCTGTTGCCGCCTCCGGCATTCCCCGGGAGGAACTTTTCATCACCACCAAGCTCCGCAACGGCGAGCAGGGCGAGGCATATGACGCCTTCCAACGCAGCCGCGACGCCTTGGGCCTTGAGGTCATTGACCTGTACCTGATCCACTGGCCTGTCCCTTCGCAGGGCCTCTACACGCAGGCGTGGAAGGAGATGGAGAAGCTGCATCAGGACAAGCAGATCCGGGCCATCGGCATTTCCAACTTCCTTCCCGACCACGTGAACGCACTGCTCAAGGAGGCAGAGGTGGTCCCGGCCGTCAACCAGATCGAAGTCCACCCAACGTTCCAGCAGGCCGAACTCGCCACCAAGTGCCGCGACCTGGGCATCGCCGTGGAGGCATACAGCCCGTTGGGCCAAGGCAAGGACCTGAACGCGGAGCAAGTGGCGCTGGTAGCCGCCGCCCACGGCACTACTCCTGCACAGGTGATCCTGGCCTGGCACCTCGCCCAGGGGACCATCGTGATTCCCAAGTCCGCGGACTCCAAGCGGATGCGTGAGAACTTCGGCGCAGCCGATCTCACTCTCACCGAATCGGAGCTGGCAGCTATTACGGCACTGGAGGCAGGCGCGCGCATCGGCTCCGATCCCGCCGTCGCAGCTTTCACCCAGCTCTAA
- a CDS encoding helix-turn-helix transcriptional regulator: MGQSAEFGKFLKVMRARLSPEDAGAQENSGARRVPGLRREEVARLSGVSTDYYTRLEQGRNIHPSKAVLDSVARALRLDAGEHAHMMDLLEHCASSAGNPGPVQKVRPALRQLLDAVGDVPAMVLGRRADVLAGNRIAYLLFTDFPSLPAPERNLTRWIILDPAAGQLFRDWKTVAAEAVGALRMDVGRHPNDPQTNQLVGELAVHSEHFRQWWAGHRVASRSAGTVRLHHPIVGDLELNFETLSLPDDPDQMLRIYSAKAGSPSSDALTLLSLGDVGTEPVNAPEPARRDGS, encoded by the coding sequence ATGGGTCAAAGCGCCGAGTTCGGTAAGTTCCTCAAAGTCATGCGTGCCCGCCTCTCGCCCGAGGACGCCGGAGCGCAGGAGAACAGTGGTGCCCGCAGGGTGCCCGGACTCCGACGTGAGGAAGTGGCCCGGCTTTCCGGAGTGAGCACCGACTACTACACACGTCTGGAGCAGGGCCGCAACATCCACCCGTCCAAAGCGGTCCTCGACTCGGTGGCCCGGGCACTTCGACTGGACGCGGGGGAGCATGCGCACATGATGGACCTGCTGGAGCACTGCGCCAGTTCCGCAGGCAACCCAGGCCCGGTTCAAAAGGTGAGGCCCGCACTCCGGCAGTTGCTGGACGCCGTGGGAGACGTACCAGCCATGGTGTTGGGGCGGCGGGCGGACGTGCTGGCCGGAAACCGGATTGCTTACCTGCTCTTCACCGACTTTCCGTCACTTCCGGCTCCGGAACGGAATTTGACGCGCTGGATCATCCTGGATCCCGCGGCGGGGCAGCTGTTCAGGGATTGGAAGACCGTGGCTGCTGAAGCTGTGGGTGCCCTGCGCATGGATGTGGGCCGCCACCCCAACGATCCCCAAACCAACCAACTGGTGGGAGAGCTCGCCGTGCACAGCGAGCATTTCCGGCAATGGTGGGCCGGGCACAGGGTGGCCTCCAGATCCGCAGGCACTGTGCGGTTGCACCACCCGATCGTGGGCGACCTCGAACTGAACTTTGAGACGCTGAGTCTCCCGGACGACCCCGACCAGATGCTGAGGATCTATTCCGCGAAGGCCGGCTCGCCGTCGTCGGACGCTTTAACGCTTCTCAGCTTGGGTGACGTAGGCACCGAGCCCGTCAACGCACCCGAACCCGCACGCCGAGACGGCAGTTAA
- a CDS encoding dodecin, producing the protein MAGHTYSVSEIVGTSTEGVDDAIKNGIATASQTLRNLDWFEVKEIRGHLEDGAVADWQVTIKLGFRLER; encoded by the coding sequence ATGGCCGGCCACACCTATAGCGTTTCCGAAATTGTAGGAACTTCCACCGAAGGCGTTGACGACGCGATCAAGAATGGCATCGCAACAGCCTCCCAGACCCTGCGGAACCTGGACTGGTTTGAGGTCAAGGAAATCCGCGGCCACCTTGAAGACGGCGCAGTAGCCGACTGGCAGGTCACCATCAAACTCGGTTTCCGCCTGGAGCGCTGA
- a CDS encoding SDR family oxidoreductase, with protein sequence MSDEPFSPQTAIVTGSDSGIGKATAVALAKAGMDVGITWHSDQQGAEETAEEVRGLGQKAVVHQLDTRDARGTAAAIDNLAEELGGVDVFVNNSGTGDGTKFLELDYDTWMSTLDTNLNGAFVAMQTAAKRMVKAGRGGRIIAVTSVHEFQPRVGASAYDASKHGLGGLIKTMALELAQYGITANNVAPGEIATPMTGQEDEDPRQKERPGVPLGRPGDAREIAAVIAFLASPASSYVNGASWPVDGGMLQMGPQAGSHITSNDWRES encoded by the coding sequence ATGAGCGACGAACCATTTTCCCCGCAGACCGCAATCGTCACAGGATCGGATTCCGGCATAGGAAAGGCCACCGCGGTGGCGTTGGCCAAGGCGGGCATGGATGTGGGGATCACTTGGCACTCGGACCAACAGGGCGCTGAGGAAACTGCGGAGGAGGTCCGCGGTCTGGGCCAGAAAGCAGTGGTGCACCAACTGGACACCAGGGATGCCCGTGGAACGGCCGCAGCAATTGACAATCTGGCTGAGGAACTTGGCGGCGTGGACGTCTTCGTCAACAACTCCGGAACCGGGGACGGCACCAAGTTCCTGGAGTTGGACTACGACACGTGGATGTCCACGTTGGATACCAACCTCAACGGCGCTTTCGTGGCCATGCAGACGGCAGCAAAGCGCATGGTGAAAGCCGGCCGAGGTGGGCGCATCATCGCGGTCACCAGCGTCCACGAGTTCCAGCCGAGAGTTGGGGCTTCGGCTTATGACGCGTCCAAGCATGGCCTGGGCGGCCTGATCAAGACCATGGCATTGGAACTCGCCCAGTACGGCATCACCGCCAACAACGTGGCACCCGGCGAAATCGCGACTCCCATGACGGGCCAGGAAGACGAGGATCCGAGGCAAAAGGAACGGCCGGGAGTCCCGTTGGGCCGACCCGGAGATGCCCGTGAAATCGCCGCCGTCATCGCGTTCCTCGCCTCACCGGCCTCCAGCTATGTCAACGGCGCTTCGTGGCCAGTGGATGGCGGAATGCTGCAGATGGGACCGCAGGCAGGCTCGCACATCACCAGCAACGACTGGCGCGAAAGCTAA
- a CDS encoding universal stress protein: MSEVIVVGVDNSETAKRAAVAAAKLATALGAELHVISGFSDDRIEEFGSGSDRITVSSADSAEYVARKVSEELDVPAGNIKYFAARGTPANALINYAETNNASLIVVGNKRMKGLGRVLGSIANSVAHGAPCDVYIVNTDVEA; the protein is encoded by the coding sequence ATGTCAGAAGTTATTGTGGTCGGCGTTGACAACAGCGAGACGGCCAAGCGCGCAGCAGTGGCAGCAGCGAAGCTCGCCACGGCACTCGGCGCCGAGCTGCATGTGATCAGCGGCTTCTCCGATGACCGCATCGAAGAATTCGGCAGCGGCAGCGACCGCATCACCGTTTCCTCGGCCGACTCCGCGGAATACGTTGCCCGCAAGGTCTCCGAAGAGCTGGACGTCCCTGCCGGCAACATCAAGTACTTCGCAGCCCGCGGCACTCCGGCCAACGCCCTGATCAACTACGCCGAGACCAACAACGCCTCGCTGATCGTGGTGGGCAACAAGCGCATGAAGGGCCTCGGCCGCGTCCTGGGCAGCATCGCCAACAGCGTGGCGCACGGCGCTCCCTGCGACGTGTACATCGTGAACACCGACGTCGAGGCGTAG